From Malaciobacter mytili LMG 24559:
CCAAAATATTTTTTTAATTCTCTTAAAGGCACTATTTATGCAACACGACAAATTGAAGATAAAATAATTTGTGTTGTAGAACCAGTTATGGGTTCTAGTTTTAGAATTGCAATATGTAATCTTAAAACAAAAGATGTAAGACTAACAAAGACTCACTATAAAAATATTCCAAGTATTGAAGGTGCTTTTGCTAACTTTATGGAGTAGAGTTATTATTAGCTATTTAATAGGAATTTTAATAGTAAATACAACACCTATATTTTGAGCTTTTTCTTTGATATTCTCTACTTTTATATCTCCATTGAACTGCTTAATTATAATTTGTTGTGACATATAAAGCCCAATGCCTGTTCCATTATATTTATGCTTAGTTGTAAAATAAGGCTCAAAAATTCTACTTATAACACTATCCTCAATCCCACCTGCATTGTCTCTATACTCTATAATTGCAAAATCATCTTCTTTGTAGATACTAAAACTTATAACTTTTTCTTGTATATTTTTTATTTTAAAAGCATCTAAACTATTATTAAGTAAGTTCATAAAAACTTGTATCAGTTCATTTTCATAAGATTCAATTTTTATTTCTTCAATATCATTTATTATTTCAACTTCATTTGCTTTTAGTTTTGAATTAATAAGTTTTAAAGTCTTATAATAAGCATCTGATAAATCAAACTCTTTTTTAGTCTTTTTATTACTTAAAAAATCTCTAAAATCATCTATTGTTTGAGAAAGATGTTTTGCATTTGATAAGATTACTTCTATTGATTCATTTTGGCTTTCATCTGTTAAAAAGCCTAATTCTTTATTTAATTGCATTCCACTTGCACTAGTAGTAATAATTGATAAAGGCTGTCTCCATTGGTGAGCAATATTTTCAAGCATTTCTCCCATTGCTACCATTTTTGTTTGATGTGCTAATAAAATATCTTTTTGTTTATTTTTTTCCATCTCTTGATAAATTTTTCTTTTATATTTTAAAAAATATTTTTCTAAATATGTTGAAACATATAAAGAACTAATAAATAATATAATAGTAATCAAAAGCGAAATACTTATAAGTTTAAAAATATACTCTTTATTTTTTTTATCTAAATTTATCTCTTTTTCTTTAATTACTTCTTGTATTTTTTCATTATAAAATCCTGAAGCAATAGCCAATTGCCAATCTTTATATCCTCTAATATATGTAGTTTTTAAAGCTGGCATATTTGTTTCTGGCATAACAGTAGAAATATATTTTACAAAACCATCACCTTTTTTTGCCGTATTTATTATCTCTTTTGTTATATATATCCCATTTTTATCTTTTAGATTAATTCTATTTTTCCCCACATACTCTTTTTTACTATGAGAAAGATATACTCCATTATAATCAACTAAAAAAACAAAGCCATTTAATCCATATTTTAAATTTTGTAGTTCTAATATAACTTCTTTTTTTACTTTTTCTTTAAAATCCTCTAAATACTCCCCTGTTCCTATATATAAATTTAAAGGTTCAAAAAGCTTAATATATGAGATTTTTTTATAAAAATTTTTATTGTCTTCTGGTTTTTTCCAACTATATTCTATAAAACCTTCTTTTTGTTCTTTTACTAACTTTATTGATTCTCTTACTGTATAAAAACCATTTAAATCTTGGATATTATAAAAGTTTTTACCTTCTATTTTTTTATTTGGAGGGTATAAAACTGAATATCCATTTAAATCATTTATAAAATAATATCCTCTATTTTCATTGAAATTAACTTTTCTTAGGGAGTCTTTTATTAGTTTGATTATCTCTTCATTTGTATGAGTATTTTTATGCTCATTGTAAATATTTAAAGAGATATTATAAGCTTCATTTACTCTTCTTTTTATGTTATTTTTTAAAGTTAAAGTGATTTTTTTATTTTCCAAATCTATTTGTTCAAAAACCCTATCAACTTCACTTTTTACTAAAGCTTTTTGAGTTTTAATAAATACTTCTTTTAAATTTTGTGATTCTTTTTTAAACTCTTTTATATTATTAAAAACTATAAATAGTGTAAAAATTATCGAAACAATAATAGTTGCAAGTGGCATTGCATATTTTATTATTAATAACAGTCTTTTTTCTACTTTACTCTCTGACATCACCATTCCAAATGTTACAAAATGTAAAAAATTATATATAGTTTTTTTATTATTATTTAAATATATTTGATACTTTTAGTTACTTATTTAAGTTGAAAATTATAGTTTATGTATATTAATATAAGTTTAAATGTGATATTAATTTAGTTAAAATCTAATTGCTGAACTTCAAAAGTTGTTTCTTTTAAATTAAATATTATTTTTTTAATTTTTGAATCTTCTAAGGGAACATAACACTCTAAAAGTAAGCTTTCATCTTCTTTTGATAAAAAAGTTTCAATATTAAAAGCTCTATCATTAAATAAAGTCACTTGAAACTTATCTTTTATTAGTTCTTCTAAGCCTCTTCCCACCTCTAAATAAATCTTTTCATTATTTAGAAAATAGTTTTTTTCAAAGCTTTCATTATAAATTATTCTTCTTAGATTTTGATAATAGCTTAGCTCTTTACTTTTATCAAAAATCTTATTAAAATAATAATACTTATTGTTTTTTATTTTATATAAATAATCATAATTCCATATTGATTCATTATGTAAAATAAGCCCTCCAATTTTTTCACTAATTCCAAAATATCCCTTTTTTATTTGCTTTTTATAAGAGTTATTTTTATTTTTTGCGTAGATTTTAAAAACCACATCTTCATTTGATTTTACAAACTCTTTTATAAACTCATAGTTTTTACAAATCTGACCATTTTTAAGTTCATTTTCTTCATTTATATAAACTATTACTTCATATTTAATTTCATAATTCTTACCCACAATATCTGGAAGATAAAACCTAATAAAAAATTCATCTTCAATTTTATCTTTTAGCTTTTTATATAATTGTTTTGAATTTTTAATAAAAAGATTTTTATCTTCTCTTTTTTGAGCTATTTTTTTTA
This genomic window contains:
- a CDS encoding sensor histidine kinase, with amino-acid sequence MSESKVEKRLLLIIKYAMPLATIIVSIIFTLFIVFNNIKEFKKESQNLKEVFIKTQKALVKSEVDRVFEQIDLENKKITLTLKNNIKRRVNEAYNISLNIYNEHKNTHTNEEIIKLIKDSLRKVNFNENRGYYFINDLNGYSVLYPPNKKIEGKNFYNIQDLNGFYTVRESIKLVKEQKEGFIEYSWKKPEDNKNFYKKISYIKLFEPLNLYIGTGEYLEDFKEKVKKEVILELQNLKYGLNGFVFLVDYNGVYLSHSKKEYVGKNRINLKDKNGIYITKEIINTAKKGDGFVKYISTVMPETNMPALKTTYIRGYKDWQLAIASGFYNEKIQEVIKEKEINLDKKNKEYIFKLISISLLITIILFISSLYVSTYLEKYFLKYKRKIYQEMEKNKQKDILLAHQTKMVAMGEMLENIAHQWRQPLSIITTSASGMQLNKELGFLTDESQNESIEVILSNAKHLSQTIDDFRDFLSNKKTKKEFDLSDAYYKTLKLINSKLKANEVEIINDIEEIKIESYENELIQVFMNLLNNSLDAFKIKNIQEKVISFSIYKEDDFAIIEYRDNAGGIEDSVISRIFEPYFTTKHKYNGTGIGLYMSQQIIIKQFNGDIKVENIKEKAQNIGVVFTIKIPIK